In Mycobacterium sp. Aquia_216, a genomic segment contains:
- the scpA gene encoding methylmalonyl-CoA mutase encodes MTTSTPVIGSFADIPLNGDRAGRQPTEAAVDEHVAAAAAAHWYTPDQLVWHTPEDIDVKPVYIAADRAAVEADGYPLNSFPGEPPFVRGPYPTMYVNQPWTIRQYAGFSTAAESNAFYRRNLAAGQKGLSVAFDLATHRGYDSDHPRVQGDVGMAGVAIDSILDMRQLFDGIDLSAVSVSMTMNGAVLPILALYVVAAEEQGVPPEKLAGTIQNDILKEFMVRNTYIYPPKPSMRIISDIFGYTSAKMPKFNSISISGYHIQEAGATADLELAYTLADGVDYIRAGLDADLDIDKFAPRLSFFWGIGMNFFMEVAKLRAGRLLWSELVSQFDPKSAKSLSLRTHSQTSGWSLTAQDAFNNVARTCIEAMAATQGHTQSLHTNALDEALALPTDFSARIARNTQLVLQQESGTTRPIDPWGGSYYVEWLTHRLAQRARAHIAEVAEHGGMAAAIDDGIPKLRIEEAAARTQARIDSGIQPVVGINKYQVEEDQEVEVLKVENSRVRAEQLAKLKELRASRDSQAVEAALAELSRAAAAHGRAGEDGLGNNLLALAINAARAKATVGEISDALEKVYGRHQAEIRTIAGVYRDEAGKAPNMASATELVEKFAEADGRRPRILVAKMGQDGHDRGQKVIATAFADIGFDVDVGSLFSTPEEVARQAADNDVHVVGVSSLAAGHLTLVPALRDALAEVGRSDIMVVVGGVIPPGDFDELYAAGAVAIFPPGTVIADAAIGLLNKLAERLGYDLS; translated from the coding sequence ATGACAACGTCTACTCCTGTGATCGGCAGTTTCGCCGACATCCCGCTGAACGGTGATCGCGCGGGCCGGCAGCCCACCGAAGCCGCCGTGGACGAGCACGTCGCCGCGGCCGCCGCCGCGCACTGGTATACGCCCGATCAGCTGGTGTGGCATACGCCGGAAGACATCGACGTCAAGCCGGTTTACATCGCCGCCGATCGCGCCGCCGTCGAGGCCGACGGCTACCCACTGAACAGTTTTCCCGGCGAGCCGCCCTTCGTGCGCGGGCCGTACCCGACGATGTATGTCAATCAGCCGTGGACGATCCGCCAATACGCCGGCTTCTCCACCGCCGCGGAGTCCAACGCGTTTTACCGCCGCAACCTGGCAGCCGGCCAGAAGGGCTTGTCGGTGGCCTTCGACCTGGCTACCCACCGCGGATACGACTCCGACCATCCCCGAGTTCAGGGCGACGTCGGAATGGCCGGTGTGGCAATTGATTCCATCCTGGACATGCGGCAGTTGTTCGACGGTATCGACCTGTCCGCGGTGTCGGTGTCGATGACGATGAACGGCGCCGTACTGCCGATCCTGGCGCTCTACGTGGTGGCGGCCGAGGAGCAGGGGGTGCCGCCGGAGAAGCTGGCCGGCACCATCCAGAATGACATCCTCAAAGAGTTCATGGTGCGCAACACCTACATCTACCCGCCGAAGCCGTCGATGCGCATCATCTCCGACATCTTCGGCTACACCAGCGCCAAGATGCCGAAGTTCAACTCCATCTCGATCTCCGGTTACCACATCCAAGAAGCCGGCGCCACAGCGGATTTGGAGTTGGCCTACACATTGGCCGACGGTGTCGACTACATCAGGGCGGGGCTGGATGCCGACCTGGACATCGACAAGTTCGCGCCCCGGCTGTCCTTCTTCTGGGGCATCGGGATGAACTTCTTCATGGAAGTCGCCAAACTGCGGGCGGGCCGTCTGCTCTGGAGCGAGCTGGTCAGCCAATTCGACCCGAAGAGCGCGAAATCGCTGTCACTGCGCACACATTCGCAGACCTCGGGTTGGTCGTTGACCGCACAGGACGCCTTCAATAACGTCGCCCGGACCTGCATCGAGGCGATGGCCGCGACCCAGGGGCACACCCAGTCGCTGCACACCAACGCGCTAGACGAGGCGCTGGCGCTGCCCACCGATTTCTCGGCCCGGATTGCGCGTAACACCCAGCTGGTGCTGCAACAGGAGTCGGGTACCACGCGGCCGATCGACCCGTGGGGTGGCTCGTATTACGTGGAGTGGCTGACCCATCGGCTCGCGCAGCGGGCGCGGGCCCACATCGCCGAGGTCGCCGAGCACGGCGGTATGGCGGCGGCCATCGACGACGGCATTCCCAAGCTGCGCATCGAGGAGGCCGCCGCGCGCACCCAGGCCCGGATCGACTCCGGGATCCAGCCGGTGGTCGGGATCAACAAGTACCAGGTCGAGGAGGACCAGGAGGTCGAGGTCCTCAAGGTCGAAAACAGCCGGGTGCGCGCCGAACAGCTGGCCAAACTGAAGGAGCTGCGGGCAAGCCGCGACTCCCAAGCCGTCGAAGCAGCCCTGGCCGAATTATCCCGGGCGGCCGCCGCGCACGGCCGGGCCGGCGAGGACGGGCTGGGCAACAATCTGCTGGCGCTGGCCATCAACGCCGCGCGGGCCAAAGCCACGGTCGGGGAGATCTCGGATGCGCTGGAGAAGGTGTACGGCCGCCACCAGGCGGAGATCCGTACGATCGCCGGCGTCTATCGCGACGAAGCCGGAAAGGCTCCGAACATGGCAAGCGCGACCGAACTAGTCGAGAAGTTCGCCGAGGCCGACGGCCGCCGGCCCCGGATCCTGGTGGCCAAGATGGGCCAGGACGGTCACGATCGCGGTCAAAAGGTGATCGCGACGGCCTTCGCCGACATCGGGTTCGACGTGGACGTCGGATCACTGTTCTCCACACCCGAGGAGGTGGCCCGCCAGGCCGCCGACAACGATGTGCATGTGGTCGGGGTGTCCTCGCTGGCCGCCGGACACCTGACCCTCGTGCCCGCACTGCGCGACGCGCTGGCCGAGGTCGGGCGCTCCGACATCATGGTCGTGGTCGGGGGCGTCATTCCGCCCGGCGACTTCGACGAGCTCTACGCCGCGGGGGCCGTCGCCATCTTCCCGCCGGGAACGGTGATAGCCGACGCCGCGATCGGGTTGCTGAACAAGCTCGCCGAGCGGTTGGGTTACGACCTCAGCTAG
- the meaB gene encoding methylmalonyl Co-A mutase-associated GTPase MeaB: MTSEGNGAVDKLATAIRGGDRAALPRAITMLESTRADHRERAQQLLLELLPDSGNAHRVGITGVPGVGKSTTIESLGMHLIDRGHRVAVLAVDPSSTRTGGSILGDKTRMSRLAADPAAYIRPSPTSGTLGGVAKATRETVVLLEAAGFDVILIETVGVGQSEVTVSNMVDTFLLLTLARAGDQLQGIKKGVLELADIVVVNKADGDHLPEARKAAQELSSAIRLIYPRETLWRPPVLTMSAMEGTGLTEMWDTVERHREVLTEAGEFESRRRAQQVDWTWQMVRDTVLDRVLTNPAVRKMRADVERQVKGGELTPAMAAQQILDAASR; the protein is encoded by the coding sequence ATGACATCCGAAGGAAACGGCGCGGTCGACAAACTGGCCACAGCCATTCGGGGCGGCGATCGCGCGGCGCTGCCGCGGGCCATCACGATGCTGGAGTCCACCCGCGCCGACCATCGCGAGCGGGCGCAGCAGTTGCTGCTGGAATTGCTGCCCGACTCCGGAAACGCTCATCGGGTGGGCATCACCGGGGTCCCCGGGGTGGGAAAGTCCACCACCATCGAGTCACTCGGCATGCATCTGATCGACCGCGGCCACCGGGTTGCGGTCCTGGCGGTCGACCCTTCCTCGACGCGGACCGGCGGCTCGATCCTGGGCGACAAGACCCGGATGTCGCGGTTGGCGGCGGACCCGGCCGCCTACATCCGGCCGTCGCCGACGTCGGGGACGTTGGGTGGCGTAGCAAAGGCGACTCGGGAGACCGTCGTCCTGCTGGAGGCGGCCGGTTTCGACGTGATCCTCATCGAAACCGTCGGAGTCGGCCAGTCCGAGGTGACCGTTTCCAACATGGTCGACACCTTCCTGCTGCTGACTTTGGCGCGCGCCGGCGACCAACTGCAAGGCATCAAAAAGGGCGTGCTGGAGCTCGCCGACATCGTGGTGGTCAACAAGGCCGACGGTGACCACCTGCCCGAGGCGCGTAAAGCGGCTCAGGAGCTCTCGTCGGCGATCAGGCTGATCTATCCCCGCGAAACCCTTTGGCGGCCACCGGTTCTCACGATGAGTGCGATGGAGGGCACGGGCCTGACCGAGATGTGGGACACCGTCGAGCGTCATCGCGAGGTGCTCACCGAGGCCGGGGAGTTCGAATCCCGGCGGCGAGCGCAGCAGGTCGACTGGACCTGGCAGATGGTCCGTGACACGGTCCTGGACCGGGTGCTGACCAACCCGGCGGTACGCAAGATGCGGGCCGACGTGGAGCGGCAAGTCAAGGGGGGCGAGCTGACACCCGCGATGGCGGCCCAGCAAATACTAGACGCGGCGTCCCGCTAA
- a CDS encoding serine hydrolase domain-containing protein has product MTVDNGVDHRTNPSHDAPDAGHRVFGAADPNFSCVVRGFSSMFPGRRFGGGALAVYLDGQPVVDVWTGWSDRAGQVPWTADRAPMVFSATKGMAATVIHRLADRGLIDYEEPVAEYWPEFAANGKAHLTVREVMRHRAGLSGLRGATQEDLLDHLVMEERLAAAPPGRLLGKPAYHALTFGWLMSGLARAVTGKGMRQLIREELAEPLRTDGMHLGRPPAGSPTRVAEIIMPQSIIGNPAIGSVATKVATRLSPGFRSLYFRGVMAAVQGDIALLDAEMPAANGVATARGLARMYGAIANGGEIDGTRFLSEELVAGLTGRRSLKRDRNIFVPLSFHLGYHSVPFGNVMPGFGHVGMGGSFGWADPASGLAFAFVHNRLLSPFLVLDHSGVATLGNLLRVGVGKARKRGFRPVVEYGAPFSAPDAAVG; this is encoded by the coding sequence GTGACGGTAGACAACGGGGTCGACCACCGCACGAACCCCTCCCACGATGCCCCTGACGCAGGTCATCGTGTTTTCGGTGCGGCGGACCCAAACTTTTCGTGCGTTGTACGCGGTTTCTCGAGTATGTTCCCCGGTCGCCGCTTCGGCGGTGGCGCGTTGGCGGTTTACCTCGACGGCCAACCCGTGGTTGACGTGTGGACGGGCTGGTCGGACCGGGCTGGCCAGGTGCCTTGGACGGCCGACCGGGCACCGATGGTTTTCTCGGCGACCAAGGGCATGGCCGCGACAGTGATCCACCGGCTCGCCGATCGGGGGCTGATCGACTACGAAGAACCCGTTGCCGAGTACTGGCCGGAGTTCGCCGCCAATGGCAAGGCGCATCTCACCGTGCGTGAGGTGATGAGGCACCGGGCTGGACTGTCGGGTTTGCGGGGCGCGACTCAGGAAGACTTGCTGGATCACCTCGTGATGGAAGAGCGGCTCGCCGCGGCTCCGCCCGGTCGTTTGCTGGGCAAACCGGCCTATCACGCGCTGACCTTCGGCTGGCTGATGTCGGGCCTGGCCCGGGCGGTGACCGGCAAAGGCATGCGCCAGCTGATTCGCGAGGAGCTGGCCGAGCCGCTGCGCACTGACGGCATGCACCTGGGCCGCCCGCCCGCCGGGTCCCCGACGCGCGTTGCCGAGATCATCATGCCGCAGAGCATCATCGGTAACCCGGCCATCGGCTCGGTCGCAACCAAGGTCGCCACCCGGCTGTCGCCCGGATTCCGTTCTTTGTATTTCCGCGGCGTCATGGCTGCCGTGCAGGGCGATATTGCACTGCTGGACGCCGAAATGCCGGCGGCGAACGGGGTAGCGACGGCTCGCGGCTTGGCGCGGATGTATGGCGCCATCGCCAACGGCGGAGAGATCGACGGCACCAGGTTCTTGTCGGAGGAGCTCGTGGCGGGCCTGACCGGGCGCCGAAGCCTGAAGAGGGACCGCAACATCTTTGTGCCGTTGTCGTTCCACCTGGGCTATCACAGTGTGCCGTTCGGCAACGTGATGCCGGGCTTTGGGCATGTCGGCATGGGTGGCTCGTTCGGCTGGGCCGATCCCGCGTCCGGGCTGGCGTTCGCGTTCGTGCACAACCGGTTGTTGTCGCCCTTCCTGGTGCTGGATCACTCCGGGGTGGCCACGTTGGGCAACCTGCTCCGGGTGGGCGTCGGGAAAGCCCGCAAGCGCGGTTTCCGGCCCGTCGTCGAATACGGGGCGCCATTCAGCGCGCCCGACGCCGCCGTCGGCTGA
- a CDS encoding NAD-dependent epimerase/dehydratase family protein, whose translation MLITGGAGFIGSALSRRLVKAGYDVAVMDVLHPQVHAAGQAIDLPTSVRLFPGDVTHAPDWDAVLRLFRPSQVVHLAAETGTAQSLSEATRHGLVNVVGTTQLLDALSRSGIVPDQLVLASSRAVYGEGAWQCGTQIFYPRPRSHAQLAAGIWDPQGPTGERAVPLPSCADRTEPRPTNVYAATKLAQEHTLAAWATAHDTKVSVLRLQNVYGPGQSLTNSYTGIVALFARLAREHHSLEVYEDGRIVRDFVYVDDVIDALFASVQQPAPQPRCLDIGSGTPTTIHELAQTISAVCGAPEPVVVAKFRDGDVRAASCDIEPAKAALDWRPNWTLDDGLRELLEWIGQQRETSSAASGPTLEPERPVAQHAERP comes from the coding sequence GTGCTTATCACTGGTGGAGCTGGATTCATCGGGTCTGCACTGTCGCGGCGCCTGGTCAAGGCGGGTTATGACGTCGCAGTGATGGATGTCCTGCACCCACAGGTGCACGCCGCGGGTCAGGCGATCGACCTGCCGACATCGGTGCGGCTGTTCCCGGGCGACGTCACCCACGCACCCGACTGGGATGCGGTGCTTCGATTGTTCCGCCCTTCCCAGGTCGTCCATTTGGCGGCCGAGACGGGAACGGCACAGTCGCTTTCCGAGGCGACGCGCCACGGCTTGGTCAATGTGGTGGGCACCACCCAGCTTCTCGATGCCTTGAGCCGCTCGGGGATCGTGCCCGATCAGCTTGTCCTGGCGTCGTCGAGGGCTGTCTACGGCGAGGGTGCTTGGCAATGCGGCACACAAATCTTCTATCCGCGACCGCGCAGCCACGCTCAGCTGGCAGCCGGCATCTGGGATCCGCAAGGCCCCACGGGGGAACGTGCGGTACCACTTCCGAGCTGCGCAGATCGGACCGAACCCCGGCCCACCAACGTGTACGCGGCGACCAAGCTCGCCCAGGAGCACACATTGGCCGCCTGGGCCACCGCGCATGACACGAAGGTGAGTGTGCTGCGCCTGCAGAACGTCTATGGGCCGGGCCAGTCGCTGACCAACTCGTACACCGGAATAGTTGCTCTCTTCGCACGGCTGGCACGTGAGCACCACTCGCTCGAGGTCTACGAAGACGGTCGGATCGTGCGCGATTTCGTGTACGTCGATGACGTGATCGACGCGTTGTTCGCGTCGGTCCAGCAACCCGCGCCGCAGCCACGCTGCCTGGACATCGGATCGGGAACCCCGACAACGATCCATGAGCTGGCGCAAACGATCAGCGCCGTCTGCGGTGCTCCGGAACCGGTCGTCGTAGCGAAATTCCGTGATGGTGACGTGCGTGCCGCCAGCTGTGACATCGAGCCTGCGAAAGCAGCGTTGGATTGGCGTCCCAACTGGACGCTCGACGACGGACTGCGCGAACTGCTGGAATGGATTGGCCAGCAGCGCGAAACCTCCTCAGCAGCAAGTGGTCCCACGCTTGAACCCGAGCGTCCAGTTGCACAGCATGCGGAACGGCCCTGA
- a CDS encoding class I SAM-dependent methyltransferase yields the protein MAVDRQTVDRTTVHRLWRAILVAIALIVAAACFYLPVLLVPIGVLLVSLVIARIAYPGCDRYIPNLYARDTRIYDDGYRAFISRTMSDLRRRRIRGHTLLLEAASLAGPSLGDSDELLLDLGVWIGWSTRLISDASGRMVYGFDSFEGLVEDWKLEDQVVKRGTFSLSDPFAQRFIRDTGVVFQEDGLPAALGRKVQFIKGSTYDTLAPFLAEHPGAPIRLFHMDLDTYESCLHALETCKDNFVPGSILVFDEYLVTNGEMRAFYEFQSRYELEWNYRAWGLEMMEMNIEMVQSRWMRMLYYSVAIPIFWLLGEGRFALICFRKPFWRFWLGAPIGDVLFLLGAVGSRKSVSLEITGLGKLGRPR from the coding sequence GTGGCAGTCGACAGGCAGACAGTGGATCGGACGACCGTTCATCGTCTGTGGAGGGCGATCCTCGTTGCCATCGCGCTCATCGTGGCTGCGGCGTGTTTCTATCTGCCGGTCCTGCTCGTCCCGATTGGCGTACTCTTAGTTTCGCTGGTGATTGCGCGCATTGCCTATCCCGGGTGCGATCGCTACATCCCCAACTTGTATGCACGCGACACCAGGATTTATGACGACGGATACCGTGCTTTTATCAGCCGCACAATGTCCGACTTGCGGCGACGCCGCATCCGTGGCCACACATTATTGTTGGAAGCAGCGAGCCTGGCCGGGCCATCGCTGGGGGATTCCGACGAATTACTGCTGGATCTCGGTGTCTGGATCGGTTGGTCGACGCGACTCATATCTGATGCCAGCGGCCGGATGGTGTACGGCTTCGATAGTTTCGAGGGCCTGGTCGAGGACTGGAAACTCGAAGACCAAGTCGTCAAGCGTGGAACCTTTTCGCTGTCGGATCCCTTCGCGCAGCGCTTTATCCGAGACACCGGCGTGGTGTTCCAGGAGGACGGCTTGCCCGCTGCGCTCGGCCGGAAAGTGCAGTTCATCAAGGGAAGCACCTACGACACGCTGGCGCCATTCCTTGCCGAGCACCCGGGTGCCCCGATCAGGCTCTTCCACATGGATCTGGACACGTACGAGAGTTGCTTGCACGCGTTAGAGACCTGCAAGGACAACTTCGTACCGGGATCCATTCTCGTCTTCGACGAGTACCTGGTCACCAACGGTGAAATGCGGGCGTTCTATGAGTTCCAGAGCCGTTACGAGCTGGAATGGAATTACCGCGCGTGGGGCCTCGAAATGATGGAAATGAATATCGAAATGGTGCAATCGCGGTGGATGCGCATGCTGTACTACTCCGTCGCGATTCCAATTTTCTGGCTATTGGGGGAGGGGCGCTTTGCCTTGATCTGCTTCCGCAAGCCGTTCTGGCGGTTCTGGTTGGGGGCCCCAATAGGCGACGTGCTTTTTCTGCTCGGCGCCGTCGGGTCGCGCAAGTCCGTCAGCCTAGAAATCACCGGTTTGGGCAAGCTCGGCCGGCCTCGCTAG
- a CDS encoding TylF/MycF/NovP-related O-methyltransferase — protein sequence MTVADTDSRSAYLDLLRRDLTRYGQDELVPVGWYRLGRAVINTRNFMLVRKRPFNAYARDRGLDWPADALTMIGMQRLTSLQHCVETVLTDDVPGDLVECGVWRGGASILMRAVLAAYGDETRRVWLADSFAGVPPPDTVNYKADKGIRLHRHANVLGVSEAEVRANFERYGLLDDQVRFLPGWFKDTLGDAPIEQISVLRLDGDLYESTIQALDGLYPRLSSGGFCIVDDYHVFSACEQAVADYREKHGISAEIVEIDGTGVLWRKP from the coding sequence GTGACCGTGGCCGATACCGACTCGCGGTCTGCGTACCTCGATCTGCTCCGTCGTGACCTGACTCGTTACGGTCAGGATGAGTTGGTGCCGGTGGGCTGGTATCGGCTCGGGCGCGCCGTGATCAATACCCGTAATTTCATGTTGGTGCGTAAGCGGCCGTTTAATGCCTATGCGCGGGATCGGGGCCTGGATTGGCCTGCGGATGCGTTGACGATGATTGGGATGCAGCGGCTGACCAGTTTGCAGCATTGTGTGGAGACGGTGCTCACCGATGATGTGCCTGGTGATCTGGTCGAGTGCGGGGTGTGGCGGGGTGGTGCGTCCATTCTGATGCGCGCGGTTTTGGCCGCTTATGGTGATGAGACGCGGCGGGTGTGGCTGGCTGATTCGTTTGCGGGTGTGCCTCCGCCGGATACCGTGAATTACAAGGCGGATAAAGGGATTAGGTTGCACCGGCACGCGAATGTGCTGGGGGTTTCGGAGGCTGAGGTCCGGGCGAATTTTGAGCGTTACGGGCTGTTGGATGATCAGGTTCGTTTTCTGCCGGGGTGGTTCAAGGACACGTTGGGTGATGCTCCGATTGAGCAGATTTCGGTGTTGAGGCTTGACGGTGATCTGTATGAATCGACGATTCAGGCCCTGGATGGGCTTTATCCGCGGTTGTCGTCCGGCGGCTTTTGCATCGTCGACGACTACCACGTGTTCAGCGCGTGTGAGCAGGCCGTGGCCGACTACCGCGAGAAGCACGGTATATCCGCGGAGATCGTGGAAATCGACGGCACCGGTGTGCTGTGGCGCAAGCCATAA
- a CDS encoding glycosyltransferase has protein sequence MKFVLANYGTRGDVEPSLVVARELQRRGHDVQMAVAPDLIAFVEAAGLTAVPYGLDTRTWLDVYRNFWTSFFSRFWQVRRLKELWHEMWELSDQCWTQMNTTLVSLARGADLLFAGLSYQEPAANVAEYYDIPLATLHHVPMRPNGQVVSILPAPLARYAMTAFDWFCWRLNKKVEDAQRRALGLPKATRPSPGRIAERQSLEIQGYDEACFPGLATEWAKWDGHRPFVGTLTMELTTEVDDEVASWIAAGTPPICFGFGSMPVESPADTIAMISAACAELGERALVCAGWSDFSGVTHSDHVKVVGAVNYAKVFPACRAVVHHGGSGTTAASMRAGVPTLILSMDPNQTIWGAQLKKLKVGTSRRFSSTNRESLVGDLRRILDPEYATRARALAARMTKPAESVSTAADLVENFARGKHYA, from the coding sequence ATGAAATTCGTGCTGGCGAACTATGGAACTCGAGGCGATGTCGAGCCCTCTCTCGTCGTCGCCCGCGAGCTGCAGCGCAGAGGCCATGACGTGCAGATGGCCGTTGCGCCCGACCTGATCGCATTCGTCGAGGCGGCAGGGCTAACGGCGGTCCCGTACGGGCTGGACACGCGGACCTGGCTGGACGTGTATCGCAACTTCTGGACGTCTTTCTTCAGCAGGTTCTGGCAGGTCCGGCGGTTGAAAGAGTTGTGGCACGAGATGTGGGAGCTCAGCGACCAGTGCTGGACTCAGATGAACACCACGCTGGTGTCGTTGGCGCGGGGCGCCGACCTGCTGTTCGCCGGTCTCAGTTACCAGGAGCCCGCCGCCAATGTCGCTGAGTATTACGACATTCCGTTGGCCACGCTGCATCACGTCCCGATGCGGCCCAACGGCCAGGTCGTTTCGATTCTCCCGGCGCCGCTGGCTCGCTATGCGATGACGGCATTCGACTGGTTCTGCTGGCGCCTGAACAAGAAGGTCGAAGACGCACAGCGCCGCGCACTCGGCTTACCGAAGGCAACCCGTCCCTCTCCGGGACGGATCGCCGAACGCCAATCTTTGGAAATCCAGGGCTACGACGAAGCTTGCTTTCCGGGGTTGGCAACCGAATGGGCGAAATGGGACGGCCACCGCCCCTTCGTCGGCACGCTGACAATGGAGTTGACGACTGAAGTCGACGACGAGGTTGCATCGTGGATTGCCGCGGGAACGCCGCCGATTTGTTTCGGATTCGGCAGCATGCCCGTGGAATCGCCGGCTGACACCATTGCGATGATCAGTGCGGCCTGCGCGGAGTTGGGTGAGCGGGCATTGGTGTGCGCCGGCTGGAGCGACTTCAGCGGTGTCACGCACTCCGACCACGTCAAGGTAGTGGGCGCGGTCAACTACGCGAAGGTGTTTCCCGCTTGCCGTGCCGTCGTGCACCATGGCGGCTCGGGAACCACCGCCGCCAGTATGCGCGCAGGGGTTCCCACCCTGATTCTCTCGATGGATCCTAACCAAACGATTTGGGGAGCACAGCTCAAAAAGCTGAAAGTTGGTACCAGCCGCCGCTTTTCGAGTACTAACCGTGAATCGCTGGTCGGGGACCTGCGCCGTATCCTTGACCCGGAATACGCAACCAGAGCCCGTGCGCTCGCCGCCCGGATGACCAAGCCAGCCGAGAGCGTCAGCACCGCCGCCGATCTGGTGGAAAACTTCGCTCGCGGCAAGCATTACGCCTAA
- a CDS encoding glycosyltransferase, with translation MKFALACYGTRGDVEPSLAAGRELLRRGHEVRMAIPPNLIGLAEGAGLSAVSYGPDMQAFWDDEFLRNFWSDLRRELWTIRGPIKMVREAWEPVLRAWTDMSTTLTALTAGADVLFTGQLYQDLAVNIAEYYDIPMAVLHYIPMRPNGQLIPNLPGPMVRAGMTAYDWLVWRMNKKAEDEQRRKLGLHKTVSSSPRRIADLGSLELQAYDEVCFPGLAAEWSKWGDRRPFVGTLTMGLTTDADEEAASWIAAGTPPICFGFGSMPVSESPSDTIEMISAASEQLGERALICAGWSDFSDVPHFDHVKVVRAVNYAATFPLCRAVVHHGGSGTTAAGLRAGIPALILWTAGDQPFWGGHLKQLKVGAGRRFSGTTKETLVEDLRTILAPEYAVRARELATRMTTPEESVSRAADLLESFGRNGRFA, from the coding sequence ATGAAATTTGCTCTGGCGTGTTATGGAACTCGCGGCGATGTTGAGCCGTCCCTCGCAGCGGGTCGGGAACTGCTGCGCAGAGGGCACGAAGTGCGCATGGCCATCCCGCCCAACCTGATCGGCCTCGCGGAGGGCGCTGGCCTGTCGGCGGTCTCGTACGGTCCGGATATGCAGGCCTTCTGGGACGACGAGTTCCTCCGGAACTTTTGGTCGGATCTTCGCCGCGAGCTCTGGACGATCCGGGGACCGATCAAGATGGTGCGCGAGGCGTGGGAGCCCGTGCTGCGCGCCTGGACGGACATGAGCACGACTCTCACGGCGCTCACCGCTGGGGCGGACGTGCTATTCACCGGTCAGCTCTATCAGGACCTCGCCGTGAACATCGCGGAGTACTACGACATTCCGATGGCGGTGCTGCACTACATCCCGATGCGGCCCAACGGTCAACTCATTCCGAACCTGCCGGGGCCGATGGTCCGTGCCGGAATGACGGCCTACGACTGGCTTGTCTGGCGGATGAACAAGAAGGCCGAGGACGAGCAGCGCCGCAAACTTGGCCTGCATAAGACCGTATCGTCTTCGCCGCGACGGATCGCAGACCTCGGTTCGCTCGAACTCCAGGCATACGATGAGGTTTGTTTCCCGGGGCTGGCGGCCGAATGGTCCAAATGGGGCGATCGGCGGCCCTTTGTCGGCACGCTGACGATGGGCCTTACGACGGACGCCGATGAGGAAGCCGCCTCCTGGATCGCCGCGGGCACCCCGCCAATCTGCTTCGGCTTCGGCAGCATGCCGGTCAGCGAGTCGCCGTCCGACACGATCGAAATGATCAGCGCGGCCAGCGAACAGCTCGGTGAGCGAGCGCTGATTTGCGCAGGCTGGAGTGACTTCAGCGACGTACCGCATTTCGACCACGTCAAGGTGGTGCGCGCGGTGAACTACGCGGCGACCTTCCCCCTGTGCCGCGCGGTGGTTCACCACGGCGGTTCGGGCACCACGGCCGCGGGCCTACGCGCCGGAATTCCGGCTCTGATCCTCTGGACCGCGGGCGATCAACCTTTCTGGGGCGGTCACCTCAAACAGCTGAAGGTGGGGGCCGGCCGCCGATTTTCCGGGACCACCAAGGAAACGCTGGTCGAGGATTTGCGCACGATCCTCGCTCCGGAGTACGCGGTCCGCGCGCGCGAACTCGCGACCCGGATGACTACACCCGAGGAGAGCGTCAGCCGCGCAGCCGACCTCCTGGAGAGCTTTGGTCGCAACGGCCGTTTTGCATGA